A genomic window from Agreia sp. COWG includes:
- a CDS encoding histidine-type phosphatase: protein MSYNTPFSAPSRARFNIRRPRRSHALLVVSSALILVLAGSAAPALAASGTGTDPAAGRTYYSSKTPYVPQQTPAQLQTAPAGFLPVYTESVARHGSRALSSFKYDSLTTQIWEQARSEGALTELGTTLGPEVQKLTAANQKLGYGNLTGQGATQHRGIGSRVVERLPSLFAAIDAGTDTVAVESSGEARATASGKAFEQGLTQADPLIASHLPAAIDKRPDTLYFHKQDINADYQAYADSAKVSDAVDAIYAQPRSHEASREVLERVYTPAFVDRLAAGAYHFVDGGDGKTTVDNEVDAAMMLYNLYIIAPDMTEEVQVDFDRYFAGADAEWFAYLLDSDDFYGKGPAFAGSDITYKMATPLLTDFLDSIDARLAGSTTAATFRFAHAETIIPFAALIGLPGSTQPVTPDAPYSYATNDWRGETVTPMAANVQWDVFRDASGRAIVRMLYNEREIAFRASCTPIAPGSHFYDVSEVRRCITGQVAAASTAVADPPSGATSDPAGAAGGTAGTATLAATGQDATERDLLMGLALALLAAGAGASALRGARRASGGRPNPGDSASR, encoded by the coding sequence ATGTCTTACAACACCCCTTTCTCCGCGCCCTCCCGAGCGCGTTTCAACATCCGCAGACCCCGTCGCTCCCACGCACTTCTCGTCGTCTCCAGCGCACTGATTCTGGTGCTCGCCGGCTCGGCGGCGCCGGCCCTGGCGGCATCCGGCACGGGCACCGACCCCGCGGCTGGCCGCACCTACTACAGCAGCAAGACCCCCTACGTGCCGCAGCAGACTCCGGCCCAGCTGCAGACCGCCCCCGCCGGCTTCCTACCGGTCTACACGGAGTCCGTCGCCCGACACGGATCCCGAGCGCTGTCGAGCTTCAAGTACGACTCGCTGACCACCCAGATCTGGGAGCAGGCACGTTCGGAGGGGGCGCTCACCGAGCTCGGCACGACCCTCGGCCCCGAGGTGCAGAAGCTGACCGCCGCGAACCAGAAGCTCGGCTACGGCAATCTCACCGGGCAGGGTGCCACCCAGCACCGGGGCATCGGCAGCAGGGTGGTCGAGCGGCTTCCCTCGCTGTTCGCCGCCATCGACGCCGGAACCGACACCGTGGCCGTCGAGAGCTCTGGCGAGGCCAGGGCCACAGCATCCGGCAAGGCCTTCGAGCAGGGCCTCACCCAGGCAGATCCGCTGATCGCCTCCCATCTTCCCGCTGCCATCGACAAGCGGCCAGACACGCTCTACTTTCACAAACAAGACATCAACGCCGACTACCAGGCATACGCCGACAGCGCGAAGGTCTCAGACGCGGTCGACGCGATCTACGCCCAACCCCGCAGCCACGAGGCCTCACGCGAGGTGCTCGAGCGCGTCTACACGCCGGCCTTCGTCGACCGGCTCGCGGCCGGCGCCTACCATTTCGTCGACGGCGGCGACGGCAAGACGACCGTCGACAACGAGGTCGACGCGGCGATGATGCTCTACAACCTCTACATCATCGCGCCCGACATGACCGAAGAGGTGCAGGTCGACTTCGACCGCTACTTCGCCGGCGCAGACGCCGAGTGGTTCGCGTACCTGCTCGACTCCGACGACTTCTACGGCAAGGGGCCCGCCTTCGCCGGAAGCGACATCACCTACAAGATGGCCACCCCCCTGCTCACCGACTTTCTCGACTCGATCGACGCGCGCCTCGCCGGCTCCACCACCGCGGCGACCTTCCGCTTCGCCCACGCCGAGACGATCATCCCGTTCGCGGCGCTGATCGGCCTGCCCGGCTCGACCCAGCCGGTGACACCGGATGCGCCGTACTCGTACGCGACGAACGACTGGCGCGGCGAGACGGTCACCCCCATGGCCGCGAACGTTCAGTGGGACGTCTTTCGCGACGCCAGCGGCCGCGCCATCGTGCGCATGCTCTACAACGAGCGCGAGATCGCTTTCCGCGCCAGCTGCACGCCCATCGCGCCGGGCTCGCACTTCTACGACGTGAGCGAGGTGCGCCGCTGCATCACGGGCCAGGTCGCGGCTGCCTCCACCGCCGTGGCAGACCCGCCCTCGGGCGCGACCTCCGACCCTGCCGGCGCTGCGGGCGGCACTGCTGGCACGGCGACGCTCGCGGCAACGGGGCAGGATGCGACGGAGCGCGACCTGCTCATGGGCCTCGCCCTCGCGCTGCTCGCCGCCGGCGCCGGCGCGAGCGCGCTGCGCGGCGCACGGCGCGCATCCGGCGGTCGGCCGAATCCCGGGGACTCCGCCTCCCGCTAG
- a CDS encoding sugar phosphate isomerase/epimerase has translation MAFDTRIPFRRAAADSIMPLGVHAGLWVENWSPASARFAIEGAALAGYQLIEIPVPDGEGSLSPDATARLLDEAGLDAVVSLALDPQSDINVDTAGSDPAPAATSARGELRLLQAVEFARAIGANYVGGVTYSAMTKYAHPATEASRANSLDVLTRVAAVARKADVRIGLEYVNRYESNLLNTAAQTAEFIAELGARDVDNVLLHIDTYHANGEEISLAGAVRDAGGLLGYLHLSESHRGRIGTGSLDWTGLFAALAEAEYRGPLTVETFSPAIVSSATRDQIGAWRSLWSDPVDVARESAIFLRALLAASAPLTTTDSDRHERRMSHS, from the coding sequence ATGGCGTTCGACACCCGCATCCCGTTTCGGCGGGCTGCGGCCGACAGCATCATGCCGCTCGGGGTGCACGCCGGCCTCTGGGTCGAGAACTGGTCGCCCGCATCCGCCCGCTTCGCGATCGAGGGTGCCGCCCTGGCCGGCTACCAGCTGATCGAGATCCCGGTGCCGGATGGCGAGGGCTCGCTCTCGCCCGACGCCACCGCGCGCCTGCTCGATGAGGCGGGCCTCGACGCGGTCGTGTCGCTCGCCCTCGACCCGCAGAGTGACATCAATGTCGACACGGCGGGCTCCGACCCCGCGCCGGCGGCGACCTCCGCCCGGGGAGAACTGCGGCTGCTGCAGGCCGTGGAGTTCGCCCGGGCGATCGGCGCCAACTACGTCGGGGGCGTCACGTACTCGGCCATGACCAAGTACGCGCATCCGGCGACCGAGGCGTCGAGGGCGAACTCGCTCGACGTGCTCACCAGGGTTGCCGCGGTTGCACGCAAGGCAGACGTGCGCATCGGGCTCGAATACGTGAACCGCTACGAGAGCAACCTGCTGAACACGGCGGCCCAGACGGCCGAGTTCATCGCCGAGCTCGGTGCCCGAGACGTCGACAACGTGCTGCTGCACATCGACACCTATCACGCCAACGGCGAGGAGATCTCCCTCGCCGGCGCGGTGCGCGACGCCGGTGGCCTGCTCGGCTACCTGCATCTCTCCGAGAGCCACCGCGGGCGCATCGGCACCGGATCGCTCGACTGGACGGGGCTCTTCGCCGCGCTCGCCGAAGCCGAGTATCGCGGCCCGCTCACCGTCGAGACCTTCTCGCCCGCGATCGTCTCGTCGGCCACGCGCGACCAGATCGGGGCCTGGCGCTCGCTCTGGAGCGACCCCGTCGACGTGGCCCGCGAATCCGCCATATTCCTGCGCGCGCTGCTCGCCGCATCCGCCCCTCTCACCACCACCGACTCAGACCGTCACGAACGAAGGATGTCCCACTCATGA
- a CDS encoding ABC transporter permease — MTTTEAPQKRLGVIGANVRQISFWAENAAPIGLVALVIVFSALSPTFLTFGNIKAMLVAAAILVILAIGQSFVITTGGIDLSISATMTFGAIGFGLAFQAGLGFWPSALAAIVAGLAIGLINGLLIAKGKVTDFIATLGTLSVATGLALIVSNGKPITVTSPELLRLTSGSVGIFGYPIILAAIIAVLAWFIMFRTRFGLHVQAVGGNEESAVANGISATKIRLAVYLIAGGLAGVAALLLVARVGAAEPAINTQFLLNSIAAVVLGGVSLTGGKAKIVGPVIGALLLTALTNGLTLLGVSQFYQPLAVGLVVVLAALLTRFQKK, encoded by the coding sequence ATGACAACAACCGAAGCCCCCCAGAAAAGGCTCGGCGTGATCGGTGCGAATGTGCGCCAGATCTCGTTCTGGGCCGAGAACGCTGCCCCCATAGGCCTGGTGGCCCTGGTCATCGTCTTCTCCGCCCTCTCGCCTACCTTCCTCACGTTCGGCAACATCAAGGCGATGCTGGTGGCCGCCGCCATTCTGGTGATCCTCGCCATCGGCCAGTCGTTCGTCATCACCACGGGCGGAATCGACCTGTCGATCTCGGCCACCATGACCTTCGGCGCCATCGGCTTCGGCCTCGCATTTCAGGCGGGCCTCGGCTTCTGGCCCTCGGCGCTCGCGGCGATCGTTGCGGGCCTGGCGATCGGGCTCATCAACGGACTGTTGATAGCCAAGGGAAAGGTGACCGACTTCATCGCCACGCTGGGAACGCTCTCGGTGGCGACGGGCCTCGCTCTGATCGTGTCGAACGGCAAGCCGATCACCGTCACCAGCCCCGAGCTGCTGAGGCTCACGTCGGGCTCGGTCGGCATCTTCGGCTATCCCATCATCCTGGCGGCGATCATCGCCGTGCTCGCCTGGTTCATCATGTTCCGCACCCGCTTCGGCCTGCACGTTCAGGCGGTCGGTGGTAACGAGGAGAGCGCCGTGGCGAACGGCATCTCGGCCACGAAGATCCGGCTGGCCGTCTATCTCATCGCCGGCGGTCTCGCCGGAGTGGCGGCGCTGCTGCTCGTCGCCCGGGTCGGCGCGGCGGAGCCTGCGATCAACACGCAGTTCCTCCTCAACTCGATCGCCGCGGTGGTTCTCGGCGGCGTGAGCCTCACCGGGGGCAAGGCCAAGATCGTCGGCCCGGTGATCGGCGCACTGCTGCTCACCGCCCTCACGAACGGCCTCACCCTGCTCGGTGTCTCGCAGTTCTACCAGCCGCTCGCTGTCGGACTCGTCGTAGTCCTGGCCGCCCTACTCACGAGGTTCCAGAAGAAATGA
- a CDS encoding ROK family transcriptional regulator: MRTHVGEVLALFREHGELSRTDVIDMSGLSRSTVNQRLAALETAGLIASIGGGESTGGRPSSRFALNRSRAILLTADIGATGLVAAACDLGGSPLRHLSVQVDVWDGPEKVLRAVDRAFAELQGADPVWGIGIGVPGPVEFAAGRVVNPPIMTGWDRFDIAGWFDRFGVPVVVENDANSRAVAEARPLKHDNLISMKVGTGIGSGLVFNGQIIRGSEGAAGDIGHTRAAIPDDAAPLPCRCGNVGCVEAYAGGWALIRDLAAADISVEHVAEVVTLVKRGNLEAVRLVRQAGRVLGDAVADLVSILNPESIILSGQLAECGEVLLSGVRERVYQRSQPLATRNLTIAVSKMGEVAGVTGLALITADQLFATDRIDALLEWVG, translated from the coding sequence GTGCGAACTCACGTCGGCGAGGTCTTGGCGCTGTTTCGTGAACACGGGGAGTTGTCTCGCACCGACGTCATCGACATGTCGGGACTGTCGCGCTCGACCGTCAACCAGCGCCTCGCCGCGCTCGAGACGGCCGGCCTGATCGCCTCGATCGGCGGCGGTGAGTCGACCGGCGGAAGGCCGTCCAGCCGCTTCGCCCTCAATCGTTCCCGGGCCATCCTGCTCACGGCCGACATCGGGGCGACCGGCCTCGTCGCGGCAGCTTGCGACCTCGGAGGCTCGCCGCTGAGGCATCTCTCGGTGCAGGTAGACGTGTGGGACGGGCCGGAGAAAGTGCTCCGAGCCGTCGACCGTGCCTTCGCCGAGCTGCAGGGCGCAGACCCCGTGTGGGGCATCGGCATCGGCGTGCCCGGCCCCGTCGAGTTCGCGGCGGGCCGCGTGGTGAACCCGCCCATCATGACCGGGTGGGACCGCTTCGACATCGCCGGCTGGTTCGACCGCTTCGGCGTACCGGTGGTCGTCGAGAACGACGCGAACTCACGCGCGGTGGCCGAGGCGCGCCCCCTCAAGCACGACAACCTCATCAGCATGAAGGTGGGCACAGGAATCGGCTCCGGCCTCGTGTTCAACGGCCAGATCATTCGGGGCAGCGAGGGCGCGGCGGGCGACATCGGCCACACGCGTGCCGCGATACCGGATGATGCCGCGCCCTTGCCCTGCCGCTGCGGAAACGTGGGCTGCGTCGAGGCCTACGCGGGTGGATGGGCGCTGATCCGCGACCTGGCGGCGGCCGACATCTCCGTCGAGCACGTCGCCGAAGTGGTGACGCTCGTGAAGCGGGGAAACCTCGAGGCCGTGCGACTCGTTCGACAGGCCGGACGGGTTCTCGGCGACGCGGTGGCCGACCTCGTCAGCATCCTGAACCCCGAATCGATCATCCTCTCGGGCCAGCTCGCCGAGTGCGGCGAGGTGCTGCTGTCTGGCGTACGCGAACGGGTGTACCAGCGCTCGCAGCCGCTGGCCACCCGCAATCTCACCATCGCGGTCTCGAAGATGGGCGAGGTGGCGGGTGTCACGGGGTTGGCGCTCATCACTGCAGACCAGCTCTTCGCCACCGATCGTATCGATGCGCTGCTCGAGTGGGTCGGCTGA
- a CDS encoding substrate-binding domain-containing protein, whose product MFSKDATWMRTARIVVPLGIAALALTSCAGSGASGDGSAASGGGSAKVAAVIKGLDNPFFQAMESGIKDTASSDSVDATIQAASDIADTTGQADKLTALAGQDFGCFIVNPISGTNLVQALSQVSSAGKTIVNIDSPIDSDAASAASINISTYIGTDNAAAGGKAGDFVKKQVAAGSEVAIIGGVAGDVTSGARVDGFKKAIGSDLDIIQESAADWKREVALTTATDILAANPNVKAFFAANDDMGLGIVKAVENAGLTGQITVVSVDGNKDALESVKAGGLSATVAQYPYAIGSLGLQACEVASSGGTLPKQIESPTALVTSAESDQAIAAFPQPFAAFENPLEGLLPAK is encoded by the coding sequence ATGTTCAGCAAAGATGCAACATGGATGCGCACCGCTCGCATCGTCGTTCCCCTCGGTATCGCGGCCCTCGCCCTGACGAGCTGCGCGGGCTCCGGCGCCTCGGGCGACGGCAGCGCCGCTAGTGGTGGAGGATCGGCGAAGGTCGCTGCCGTCATCAAGGGCCTCGACAATCCCTTCTTCCAGGCTATGGAGTCGGGGATCAAAGACACGGCGAGCTCCGACAGCGTCGACGCCACCATCCAGGCCGCCTCCGACATCGCCGACACCACCGGTCAGGCTGACAAGCTCACCGCCCTCGCCGGGCAGGACTTCGGCTGCTTCATCGTGAACCCCATCTCGGGCACCAACCTCGTGCAGGCGCTGAGCCAGGTCTCGTCGGCGGGCAAGACGATCGTCAACATCGACAGCCCGATCGATTCCGACGCCGCCAGTGCCGCCAGCATCAACATCTCCACCTACATCGGCACCGACAACGCGGCCGCCGGTGGCAAGGCCGGCGACTTCGTGAAGAAGCAGGTCGCGGCCGGCTCCGAGGTCGCGATCATCGGCGGCGTGGCGGGTGACGTCACCTCCGGCGCCCGGGTGGACGGCTTCAAGAAGGCCATCGGCAGCGACCTCGACATCATTCAGGAATCGGCCGCCGACTGGAAGCGTGAGGTGGCCCTCACGACCGCCACAGACATCCTCGCCGCCAACCCGAACGTGAAGGCCTTCTTCGCGGCGAACGACGACATGGGCCTCGGCATCGTGAAGGCGGTAGAGAACGCCGGCCTCACAGGCCAGATCACGGTGGTCTCGGTCGACGGGAACAAGGATGCGCTCGAGTCCGTGAAAGCGGGCGGATTGAGCGCCACGGTGGCCCAGTACCCCTACGCCATCGGTTCGCTCGGGCTGCAGGCGTGTGAGGTGGCTTCCTCCGGCGGCACGCTGCCGAAGCAGATCGAGTCACCCACCGCGCTCGTGACCTCGGCGGAATCCGACCAGGCGATCGCGGCCTTCCCGCAGCCCTTCGCCGCCTTCGAGAACCCGCTCGAGGGCCTGCTCCCCGCCAAGTAG
- a CDS encoding TetR/AcrR family transcriptional regulator — translation MPKVTEQYREAKREEIADAALRCFAKKGFGASMADIIAESGLSAGAIYGHFSSKAEVMSAVARSVMGTRIEDMQTLRTRERTPSPAEVVTRILSALEVDLAGTGLLLQVWGESVTDPSIHAIVDGVFGELRKSYEQIFAEWVIAERGLGETEAKHWASSLAAVAIGLGQGYIAQSALFPDFDGIAYLATASELLPH, via the coding sequence ATGCCGAAGGTCACAGAGCAGTACCGCGAGGCGAAGCGCGAAGAGATCGCCGACGCCGCGCTGCGCTGCTTCGCGAAGAAGGGCTTCGGCGCATCCATGGCCGACATCATCGCCGAGTCGGGCCTGTCGGCCGGGGCCATCTACGGGCACTTCTCGAGCAAGGCCGAGGTCATGAGTGCGGTGGCGCGCTCGGTGATGGGTACGCGCATCGAAGATATGCAGACGCTGCGCACGCGCGAGCGCACGCCCTCTCCGGCGGAGGTCGTCACTCGCATCCTGTCGGCCCTCGAGGTCGACCTCGCCGGCACGGGCTTGCTGCTGCAGGTGTGGGGAGAGTCGGTCACCGACCCGAGCATCCACGCCATCGTCGACGGCGTCTTCGGCGAGTTGCGCAAGAGCTACGAGCAGATCTTCGCAGAGTGGGTCATCGCGGAGCGGGGCCTCGGCGAGACCGAGGCGAAGCACTGGGCCAGCAGCCTCGCGGCCGTCGCGATCGGACTGGGCCAAGGCTATATCGCGCAGTCGGCGCTGTTCCCCGACTTCGACGGCATCGCGTACCTGGCGACGGCGAGCGAGCTGCTTCCGCACTGA
- a CDS encoding ATP-binding cassette domain-containing protein translates to MTNEDRYNSRPGVAPHTGTTPAVDFILQATDITKSFGGVHALKGASMTMRRGEITALIGDNGAGKSTMVRCLSGIHRPDSGEILLDGKPVTFENPNAAIKLGIETVQQNLALVEDLAVWQNFFLGREKTHGFGPLRTLDRKLMKSTAADLLKSLAVNVPPVTSKVRRLSGGQRQAVAIARAAGWGSQIVIMDEPTAALGVQETARVEGVINTLRDSGVAVLLISHNFDQVMRLSDHVWVMRAGMAVAERRTEETSGDELVALITGAKAA, encoded by the coding sequence ATGACGAACGAAGACCGCTACAACTCGCGCCCGGGCGTCGCTCCGCACACCGGAACCACGCCGGCCGTCGACTTCATCTTGCAGGCGACCGACATCACGAAGTCGTTCGGGGGAGTGCACGCCCTGAAGGGCGCCTCGATGACCATGCGCCGCGGCGAGATCACCGCATTGATCGGCGACAACGGCGCGGGAAAGTCGACGATGGTTCGCTGCCTCTCCGGCATCCACCGCCCCGATTCAGGCGAGATCCTGCTCGACGGCAAGCCCGTCACGTTCGAGAACCCGAACGCCGCCATCAAGCTCGGCATCGAGACCGTGCAGCAGAACCTGGCCCTGGTCGAAGACCTCGCGGTGTGGCAGAACTTCTTTCTCGGGCGAGAGAAGACCCACGGCTTCGGCCCCCTCCGCACCCTCGACCGCAAGCTCATGAAGAGCACGGCGGCCGATCTGCTGAAGAGCCTGGCCGTGAACGTGCCTCCCGTCACCAGCAAGGTGCGGCGGCTGTCGGGTGGTCAGCGCCAGGCCGTCGCCATCGCGCGTGCCGCCGGCTGGGGTTCGCAGATCGTGATCATGGACGAACCCACCGCGGCGCTCGGCGTGCAGGAGACCGCGCGGGTGGAGGGCGTCATCAACACCCTCCGCGACAGCGGCGTCGCCGTGCTGTTGATCAGCCACAACTTCGACCAGGTGATGCGCCTCTCCGACCACGTATGGGTCATGCGGGCCGGAATGGCCGTCGCCGAGCGCCGTACGGAAGAGACCAGTGGCGACGAACTCGTGGCCCTGATCACCGGCGCCAAGGCGGCCTGA
- a CDS encoding nucleoside/nucleotide kinase family protein, whose translation MSLPDSVQPLDDLARRAWGLVSPGSRAILGIAGSPGAGKTTLARRLAERVNELSAASGGPASPFAAHVPMDGFHLAQSTLVRLGRAERKGAIDTFDGWGFLALLSRLRAETEHTVYAPGFDRAIEEPIAGEIAIEPSTQLVIIEGNYLLVDDGPWAAVKSQLAESWFCETPDAVRVSRLVARHETGGRTPEAALAWAETVDGRNAVLIESTLDRADLVVSGVTGTVVDEAGTRI comes from the coding sequence GTGTCGCTGCCTGACTCTGTGCAGCCGCTCGATGATCTGGCCCGGCGCGCGTGGGGGCTGGTGTCACCCGGATCGCGCGCCATCCTCGGCATCGCCGGCAGCCCCGGCGCGGGCAAGACCACGCTCGCGCGCCGGCTCGCCGAGCGCGTGAACGAGCTGAGCGCGGCATCCGGCGGCCCGGCGTCACCGTTCGCCGCGCACGTGCCGATGGACGGCTTTCACCTCGCCCAGTCGACGCTGGTGCGGCTGGGGAGGGCGGAGCGCAAGGGAGCCATCGACACCTTCGACGGCTGGGGCTTCCTCGCCCTGCTCAGCCGGCTGCGTGCGGAGACGGAGCACACCGTCTATGCGCCGGGCTTCGATCGGGCCATCGAGGAACCCATCGCTGGAGAGATCGCGATAGAGCCATCGACCCAGCTCGTGATCATCGAGGGCAACTATCTGCTCGTCGACGACGGCCCGTGGGCGGCGGTGAAGAGTCAACTCGCCGAGTCGTGGTTCTGTGAGACGCCGGATGCCGTGCGCGTCTCCCGTCTCGTGGCTCGCCACGAGACCGGCGGTCGCACCCCGGAGGCCGCGCTTGCCTGGGCCGAGACGGTCGACGGGCGCAACGCGGTACTGATCGAGTCGACGCTCGACCGTGCCGACCTCGTGGTGTCGGGCGTCACGGGAACGGTCGTCGATGAAGCCGGAACACGAATCTGA
- a CDS encoding sugar phosphate isomerase/epimerase has product MTTNKLGVHALVFSGGTTPDEVDYIIGETKRAGFDLLELSLHDAKNLDVAAARAALDAAGLGIVTSRGLAFEADVSSDDPANVARGAQLLHDSLQITHGLGGSYFTGALYSALGKYGHALTTAGRANVVSTLKDLAVEAQGLGMTIGLEICNRYETNVINTAADALRLADDIGHDNVLIHLDTYHMNIEEDDLIRPVHLVGDRLGYVHIGENHRGYLGSGHLDFGAFFHALADISYDGPITFESFSSAVVSPTLSNDLAIWRNLWNDGPALAAHSNAYLRNIIEGTRVAA; this is encoded by the coding sequence ATGACCACCAACAAGCTCGGCGTGCACGCCCTCGTCTTCTCTGGCGGAACCACCCCCGACGAGGTCGACTACATCATCGGCGAGACCAAGAGGGCCGGCTTCGACCTGCTCGAGCTGTCACTGCACGATGCGAAGAACCTCGACGTCGCTGCGGCGCGCGCAGCCCTCGATGCTGCCGGCCTCGGCATCGTCACCTCGCGCGGCCTGGCCTTCGAGGCGGATGTCTCGAGCGACGACCCGGCGAACGTCGCCCGGGGTGCGCAGCTGCTGCACGACTCCCTGCAGATCACCCACGGCCTCGGCGGAAGCTACTTCACCGGTGCCCTCTACAGCGCGCTCGGCAAGTACGGCCACGCGCTGACGACCGCCGGCCGCGCCAACGTCGTCTCCACCCTGAAGGACCTCGCCGTCGAGGCGCAGGGGCTCGGCATGACGATCGGCCTCGAGATCTGCAACCGCTACGAGACCAACGTGATCAACACGGCGGCGGATGCGCTGCGCCTGGCCGACGACATCGGCCACGACAACGTGCTCATCCACCTCGACACGTACCACATGAACATCGAGGAGGACGATCTGATCCGGCCCGTGCACCTGGTCGGAGACCGCCTCGGCTACGTGCACATCGGCGAGAATCACCGCGGCTACCTCGGTTCGGGCCACCTCGACTTCGGGGCGTTCTTCCACGCCCTCGCCGACATCTCGTACGACGGCCCGATCACCTTCGAGTCGTTCTCATCGGCCGTGGTCTCGCCCACGCTGTCGAACGACCTGGCCATCTGGCGCAACCTGTGGAACGACGGCCCTGCCCTCGCCGCGCACTCCAACGCGTACCTTCGGAACATCATCGAGGGAACCCGTGTCGCTGCCTGA
- a CDS encoding FAD-binding oxidoreductase gives MATVSRRHFLLAGSTVAAAGVLTACVGPAPSPSVSPTATPSPVASGPPQWAELTSAVQGALVLPTDDAYESAKITENPRFDDAQPLAVLEVSSAADVAAALAFATKYALPVALRAGGHSYEGWSAGGASGTGVQPSLVISTARLTEVTIAADGTTAQIGAGTSLIDAYSTLGAAGRAIGGGSCATVGVAGLTLGGGMGVLMRSFGLACDQLIHVEIVTADGTVHQATASTDPDLFWASQGGGGGNMGVVTGFTFQTRAAPDVTTFYLEWPWSSAAQVVAAWQSWAPSADNDLWSTLKLLGGGGSHPQGPGVSVSGTWIGEQGDDALAAQLEGLLSGVDAAPDTNQSFQHSYVDAMMNEAGCSGLDIAQCNTGPNGTLARESSSGSSNIGYVALDASGITDLVAQVEAAQQVPGLKEGGISMDALGGAVSTVAPDATAFVHRKALFSVQYTGTFVDGTDPSPIDTYVRGFRSAMTAHWQNWAYVNYSDATIPDAPTAYYGDNLSRLTALKKKFDPHSLFTQPQSP, from the coding sequence ATGGCAACAGTTTCGCGACGGCACTTTCTCCTGGCCGGTTCCACGGTGGCGGCGGCGGGCGTTCTGACCGCCTGCGTGGGGCCCGCGCCGTCGCCCTCGGTGAGCCCGACGGCGACACCCAGCCCCGTCGCATCCGGCCCCCCGCAGTGGGCCGAGCTCACGTCGGCTGTGCAGGGCGCGCTGGTGCTGCCGACCGACGACGCCTACGAGTCCGCGAAGATCACAGAGAATCCCCGCTTCGACGATGCACAGCCGTTGGCGGTGCTCGAGGTCTCGAGCGCGGCAGACGTGGCGGCCGCGCTCGCGTTCGCGACGAAGTATGCCCTTCCCGTGGCGCTGCGCGCAGGAGGGCACAGCTACGAGGGGTGGTCGGCGGGCGGCGCGTCGGGAACCGGCGTGCAGCCGTCGCTCGTCATCAGCACGGCGCGGCTCACCGAGGTCACGATCGCCGCCGATGGCACGACGGCTCAGATCGGCGCGGGCACCAGCCTCATCGACGCCTACAGCACGCTCGGCGCGGCCGGCCGCGCGATCGGGGGCGGCTCGTGCGCCACGGTCGGAGTGGCCGGTCTCACGCTCGGCGGAGGAATGGGAGTGCTCATGCGTTCCTTCGGACTGGCCTGCGACCAGCTCATCCACGTGGAGATCGTCACGGCCGACGGCACGGTGCACCAGGCCACAGCCTCGACGGACCCCGATCTCTTCTGGGCCAGCCAGGGAGGCGGCGGCGGGAACATGGGCGTGGTCACCGGGTTCACCTTCCAGACGCGGGCGGCTCCGGATGTCACGACCTTCTACCTGGAGTGGCCCTGGTCGTCTGCCGCGCAGGTCGTCGCAGCATGGCAGTCGTGGGCGCCCTCGGCCGACAACGATCTCTGGTCGACCCTGAAGCTGCTAGGCGGCGGCGGCTCCCACCCGCAGGGACCGGGCGTCTCGGTCTCGGGAACGTGGATAGGCGAGCAGGGCGACGATGCCCTCGCAGCCCAGCTCGAGGGGCTGCTCAGCGGAGTCGATGCCGCGCCCGACACGAATCAGTCCTTTCAGCACAGCTATGTCGACGCGATGATGAACGAGGCCGGTTGCAGCGGCCTCGACATAGCCCAGTGCAACACCGGCCCGAACGGCACGCTGGCGCGGGAGTCGTCGTCGGGGTCGTCGAACATCGGCTACGTCGCCCTCGACGCGTCGGGTATCACCGACCTTGTGGCCCAGGTCGAGGCGGCGCAGCAGGTGCCGGGCCTGAAAGAGGGCGGCATCTCGATGGATGCGCTCGGCGGCGCGGTCTCGACGGTCGCCCCTGACGCCACCGCGTTCGTGCACCGAAAGGCGCTCTTCTCGGTGCAGTACACCGGCACCTTCGTCGACGGCACCGATCCGAGCCCGATCGACACGTATGTTCGCGGCTTCCGCTCAGCCATGACCGCCCACTGGCAGAACTGGGCGTACGTGAACTATTCCGACGCGACCATTCCGGATGCTCCCACGGCGTACTACGGCGACAACCTCTCGCGCCTCACAGCACTCAAGAAGAAGTTCGACCCGCACTCCTTGTTCACGCAGCCGCAATCGCCGTAG